The Clostridium sp. AWRP genome has a window encoding:
- a CDS encoding M56 family metallopeptidase, which produces MQLSFIFKMIVLSSAAGSIVAVIIFALKSLLKNKLNASWQYFIWFLLIIRLIIPTGFDTPLSKFNVFANTTQRIQTSQNIAGNSSNIKNVVEGNNKILKPNLEKKNNFGETKVKDFNYYVNIASIVWMIGATLILAVMLFSYGMFYLKIRKLSFCQDKEMNEILKESKSIMNISKFIPVVYDGYINTPSLLGVINPKILVDPDLIGKLSFEEKRHIFLHELSHFKRKDIFINWVILFLEIIHWFNPIIWFAFSRMKEDSELACDAYVLSYLNKKEQKEYGETIIELAKFVSGIKLIPGTSGMIKRKSNVKRRIIMIKKFKKNTFKWIGVPVSILAAICMVGITNLPTKAIGLKTQNKLVETVQSKATYVNIVKKFLPKNAQIVTSSNTKEGENVLLKDLNNDGRIEIVSAYKSIGQSEKINIIVLKRIGNNWIKALDEPVEGFKADIALTADIDGDGKDEVLLGRRVGGTLGQLSIYKWNNNTLDKMPIQWNSDVLDKMPVGEIDYSKVDIVDIPGKDMKAIAVWNHDTGNAYMINVLKLNGKTFESADDLCPDYFKQKVVPYYEQKVKEMPKAGFYWYYLADSQIKAGDKKSALKSIEEGSNVATGYPSKEEFNILKEKASK; this is translated from the coding sequence ATGCAGCTTTCTTTTATATTTAAAATGATTGTGTTATCGTCAGCCGCAGGCAGTATAGTTGCAGTTATAATTTTTGCTTTAAAAAGCTTATTAAAAAATAAACTTAATGCTTCTTGGCAATATTTTATATGGTTTTTGCTTATCATTAGATTGATTATACCTACTGGGTTTGATACCCCGCTAAGTAAGTTTAATGTATTTGCAAATACTACTCAGAGAATTCAAACATCTCAAAATATAGCTGGAAATAGCAGTAATATAAAAAATGTGGTTGAAGGTAATAACAAAATTTTAAAACCTAATTTAGAAAAAAAGAACAACTTTGGAGAAACAAAAGTAAAAGACTTTAATTATTATGTCAATATAGCAAGTATAGTATGGATGATAGGAGCAACTCTTATTTTAGCTGTTATGTTATTTTCATATGGAATGTTTTACTTAAAAATAAGAAAGCTTTCATTTTGTCAAGATAAAGAAATGAATGAGATACTCAAAGAGTCTAAGTCTATTATGAATATCTCAAAATTTATACCAGTTGTTTATGATGGGTATATAAATACACCTTCGCTTTTGGGAGTTATAAATCCTAAGATTTTAGTTGATCCTGATTTAATAGGAAAGCTTTCTTTTGAAGAAAAAAGGCATATTTTTTTACATGAACTTTCTCATTTTAAGAGAAAAGATATTTTTATAAATTGGGTAATATTATTTCTGGAAATTATCCATTGGTTTAATCCCATAATATGGTTTGCATTTAGTAGAATGAAGGAAGATTCGGAATTAGCTTGTGACGCTTATGTCTTATCTTATTTAAACAAGAAGGAACAGAAAGAATATGGGGAAACTATTATCGAACTTGCAAAATTTGTTTCAGGTATCAAATTGATTCCCGGAACTAGCGGGATGATAAAGAGAAAGTCAAATGTAAAGAGGAGGATAATCATGATAAAAAAGTTTAAGAAGAATACATTTAAATGGATAGGGGTACCAGTATCTATTTTGGCAGCTATATGTATGGTTGGCATAACTAATTTGCCAACTAAAGCTATAGGGTTGAAAACTCAAAATAAATTGGTTGAAACTGTACAAAGTAAGGCAACCTATGTAAATATAGTTAAAAAGTTTTTGCCTAAAAATGCACAGATTGTAACTTCAAGTAATACGAAAGAGGGAGAAAATGTTTTATTAAAGGATTTGAACAATGATGGCAGAATTGAAATTGTAAGTGCTTATAAATCAATAGGTCAAAGTGAAAAAATAAATATAATAGTTCTGAAAAGAATAGGAAACAATTGGATTAAAGCTTTGGACGAACCTGTGGAAGGCTTTAAGGCAGATATAGCATTGACAGCAGATATAGATGGCGATGGAAAAGATGAAGTACTTTTAGGTAGAAGAGTTGGGGGAACTCTAGGACAACTTTCTATTTATAAGTGGAACAATAATACTTTAGATAAAATGCCAATTCAGTGGAATAGTGATGTTTTAGATAAAATGCCGGTTGGAGAGATAGATTATTCTAAAGTAGATATAGTAGATATTCCAGGAAAGGATATGAAAGCTATAGCTGTATGGAACCATGATACAGGAAATGCGTATATGATTAATGTATTAAAGTTGAATGGAAAAACTTTTGAATCAGCAGATGACCTTTGCCCTGATTACTTTAAACAGAAAGTAGTACCTTACTACGAGCAAAAAGTGAAAGAAATGCCAAAGGCAGGATTTTACTGGTACTATTTAGCAGATTCACAAATAAAAGCAGGAGATAAAAAATCAGCATTGAAATCAATAGAAGAAGGTTCGAATGTGGCTACAGGTTATCCGTCAAAAGAAGAATTTAACATACTTAAAGAAAAAGCTTCTAAATAG
- the abc-f gene encoding ribosomal protection-like ABC-F family protein: MLILEAVNLKKYYGDRLIISTNDLKIRRGDKIGIVGENGAGKTTLLNILSGETDADTGVIKRYCSAAYIKQFSDENVNMQGKLFKEFGVNYKFDCQKASGGERAKLSIAAELSKNSSLLLADEPTSNLDYKSIKVLKEKLSKIETIVLISHDRDFMDTLCNKIIEIRNGKLFFYEGNYSFYKKQKDLRIKRQKMEYEEYIEEKIRLEKATRDVQSKSKSMKKTPKRMGNSEARLHKRAVNEKKKKLDAAVKGIKSRIEKLQVKEKPDKILKVKIDFSLTNPPQNKIIMSSSNFYFKYNRNEIFHNAKFKVYNGMKTAVVGDNGSGKTTLLNLINMQDKQIYTVPKAVIGYFHQNFEDLDFDKTVLQNVMVSSIQGESCVRTILARLLIFGDAVHKKVGILSGGEKIKVSFAKLFASKANVLLLDEPTNYLDMQSIEALEDFLRSYEGTVLFVSHDRAFINSIADRLLILENEKITEFEGNLKEFEKNKKVSKNQENMYIEKSILQMKLTEIVSRMSLKDCDREALDKEYQCIAKQLNKM; encoded by the coding sequence ATGCTTATTTTAGAAGCTGTGAATTTGAAAAAATATTATGGAGATAGATTAATCATATCTACCAATGATTTAAAAATACGAAGAGGAGATAAAATTGGTATTGTAGGAGAAAACGGTGCAGGTAAAACTACACTTTTGAATATCTTATCAGGAGAGACAGATGCAGATACAGGTGTTATTAAAAGGTATTGTTCTGCAGCGTATATAAAACAATTTTCAGACGAAAATGTGAATATGCAAGGTAAGCTTTTTAAAGAATTTGGAGTGAATTATAAATTTGATTGTCAGAAGGCAAGTGGAGGTGAACGTGCTAAGCTTAGTATTGCAGCTGAATTAAGTAAAAACAGTTCTTTGCTTCTGGCAGATGAACCTACATCCAATTTAGATTATAAAAGTATAAAAGTACTAAAGGAAAAGTTGAGTAAGATAGAAACCATTGTGTTGATAAGCCATGATAGAGATTTTATGGATACTCTATGTAATAAAATTATTGAAATAAGAAATGGCAAACTTTTCTTTTACGAAGGAAACTATTCTTTTTATAAAAAGCAAAAAGATTTAAGAATAAAAAGGCAGAAGATGGAATATGAAGAATATATAGAGGAGAAAATAAGGCTTGAAAAAGCAACAAGAGATGTACAGAGTAAATCAAAATCCATGAAAAAAACTCCAAAGAGAATGGGAAATTCTGAAGCAAGGCTTCACAAACGTGCAGTCAATGAAAAGAAGAAAAAATTAGATGCTGCAGTAAAGGGCATAAAATCTCGTATTGAAAAGCTGCAAGTTAAGGAAAAACCCGATAAAATTTTAAAGGTAAAAATTGATTTTTCTTTAACAAATCCTCCACAAAATAAAATTATTATGTCTAGTTCTAATTTTTATTTTAAATATAATAGAAATGAGATTTTTCATAATGCTAAATTTAAGGTTTATAATGGAATGAAGACAGCAGTTGTAGGAGATAATGGATCTGGAAAAACTACACTATTAAATCTTATAAATATGCAGGATAAGCAAATTTATACTGTGCCAAAAGCGGTTATTGGATATTTCCATCAGAACTTTGAAGATCTTGATTTTGATAAAACTGTACTCCAAAATGTTATGGTTAGCAGTATTCAAGGTGAAAGCTGTGTTAGAACAATTTTAGCAAGATTATTGATTTTTGGTGATGCAGTGCATAAAAAGGTTGGAATTTTAAGTGGTGGAGAAAAGATAAAGGTTTCTTTTGCAAAACTTTTTGCATCAAAAGCCAATGTACTGCTTCTAGATGAACCTACAAACTATCTTGATATGCAGTCTATTGAGGCACTAGAAGATTTTTTAAGAAGTTATGAAGGAACTGTACTCTTTGTATCTCATGATAGAGCTTTTATAAATTCTATAGCGGATAGATTGCTTATACTGGAGAATGAAAAAATAACGGAATTCGAAGGAAATTTGAAAGAATTTGAGAAAAATAAAAAGGTATCAAAAAATCAGGAAAATATGTATATAGAAAAATCAATTTTACAGATGAAGCTTACTGAAATTGTTTCTAGAATGTCCTTGAAAGATTGTGACAGAGAAGCATTGGATAAAGAATACCAATGTATTGCCAAACAATTGAATAAGATGTAA
- a CDS encoding BlaI/MecI/CopY family transcriptional regulator — MNKIPKISDSEWEVMKVLWKKSPLTSSEIIEILKEHSSWNPKTIHTLISRLVTKDAINVKKDEPFYLYSPNISEKECKKVETKSFIKKVYDGSINLLISNFIKDEKLSEKEIEELKQILDDKGFSKK; from the coding sequence TTGAATAAAATACCTAAAATATCAGATTCAGAATGGGAAGTGATGAAAGTTTTATGGAAAAAATCACCCCTTACTTCCAGCGAAATTATTGAGATTTTAAAGGAGCATAGTTCTTGGAATCCCAAAACTATTCATACTCTTATTAGCAGACTGGTAACTAAAGATGCTATCAATGTAAAAAAAGATGAACCTTTTTATTTATATTCCCCTAATATATCCGAGAAAGAATGTAAAAAGGTGGAGACAAAATCTTTTATTAAAAAGGTTTATGACGGCTCAATAAATTTGCTGATTTCCAATTTTATAAAAGACGAAAAATTGTCCGAGAAAGAAATAGAAGAATTAAAACAAATATTAGATGATAAGGGATTTTCAAAGAAATAA
- a CDS encoding methyltransferase domain-containing protein, translating into MDSKDNLVKDQLKDDEQINSAANKIDGEHTQPISSPKLKLVFFVKQGMDSFLDDIINGLSNEYINRKIVVSDFKQIDEGMQWADICWFEWCDELIGYGSKLAIAREKKVICRLHRYEVFTNYPKQVNWDNVDKLIIVTKHLKIFLKAQIPDINSKVDIVIVNNGVNLSKYKFKERKKGFNIAYIGYIHSRKNPVLVLQIMKALTQKDKRYKLYVAGQFQDGLIKLYWFDQIKKMKLEESVIFQGWQNNVESWLEDKNYVLSTSIHESFGYGIAEAMASGIKPIIHNFVFADEIWDKKFLFCSIDEAIKMITEEKYDSREYRNFIQDNYRNELQIDKIKQIIKNIEISSKIGQQKFDYKQYWNDRLDNKFDIEGVGYIGLGREYNEYLYKARLYTLDKIIKKLFKKSKLTTVFEIGPGIGVFTNYFKQNGISNYYAIDISKKSVEVLSSKYNNFNFIQGDISEGKNYPKNSKYDLVFSADVLLHLTDENKFKLALKNMKNVLNDNGYMIIYDAISKNEVKSTSPHVRIRSVEYIRKVLSENGMEIETCIPMYFFASSPFDINRSQTESLEAINIFNLIQVFLNQNYCNIKGENKKIVLEYLYYVDKLCLSNYKYGLSEKLLIIKKKQNRINVNIDIDDIWEKSNISDNIKSALQNIENNKELYNNNELIRIQQNVNNLILSKYTIKEVYEKINLFSGYDTDFVDKYDFDNSKAIIGKKEKINSRYALIEFILANNEAQLIVTGVIYDNEGKEIILPNYLNFSSNRNKLIEIINRVINSDMEYNNRGIAGFINDKKIVDDIKENQLAYNWERGIPATQFMPLVGYINVIERYKLAFNFIKKSYIVLEAASGFGYGAAYISKECKQVEALDLAKENILFGKKMYSFENINWVVGDVTKLPYANNYFDVYISFETLEHLPLNLVERYFSEAVRVLKNKGKMIISTPNKAVRENVRNPFHVKEYNFLEFDELLYKYFSNVQYYSIVNNRLTKGMNLSAYNMMAVCEK; encoded by the coding sequence GTGGATAGTAAGGATAACTTAGTAAAAGATCAATTAAAGGATGATGAACAAATAAATAGTGCAGCTAATAAGATAGATGGCGAACATACACAACCAATTAGTAGTCCAAAACTTAAACTTGTATTTTTTGTAAAACAAGGAATGGATAGTTTTTTAGATGATATTATAAATGGATTATCTAATGAGTATATAAATAGAAAAATTGTAGTTAGTGATTTCAAACAAATTGATGAAGGTATGCAGTGGGCTGATATATGTTGGTTTGAATGGTGTGACGAACTTATAGGGTATGGAAGCAAATTAGCGATTGCTAGAGAGAAGAAAGTAATATGTAGGCTGCATAGATATGAAGTCTTTACCAATTATCCTAAACAAGTTAACTGGGATAATGTAGATAAACTTATAATTGTAACAAAACATTTAAAAATATTTTTAAAAGCTCAAATTCCAGATATAAATTCAAAAGTTGATATTGTAATTGTAAACAATGGAGTGAATTTAAGCAAATATAAATTTAAAGAAAGAAAAAAAGGTTTTAATATTGCTTATATAGGATATATCCACTCTAGAAAAAATCCTGTTTTAGTACTTCAAATAATGAAAGCACTTACTCAAAAAGATAAAAGATATAAATTATATGTTGCTGGCCAGTTTCAGGATGGTTTAATTAAGTTATATTGGTTTGACCAGATAAAGAAAATGAAGCTTGAAGAAAGTGTAATTTTTCAGGGATGGCAAAACAATGTAGAGAGTTGGTTAGAAGATAAGAATTATGTTTTATCAACAAGTATACATGAAAGCTTTGGATATGGTATTGCAGAAGCTATGGCAAGTGGGATAAAACCTATAATTCATAATTTTGTATTTGCAGATGAAATATGGGATAAAAAATTTTTGTTTTGCTCTATAGATGAAGCAATAAAAATGATAACAGAAGAAAAATATGATTCTAGAGAATATAGAAATTTTATTCAAGATAATTACAGAAATGAATTACAAATAGATAAGATAAAACAAATAATTAAGAATATAGAAATTAGCAGTAAAATAGGACAACAAAAGTTTGATTATAAACAATATTGGAATGATAGATTGGATAATAAATTTGATATAGAGGGTGTTGGTTATATAGGATTAGGAAGAGAATATAATGAATATCTATATAAAGCAAGGCTTTATACGTTAGATAAAATAATTAAAAAATTATTTAAAAAATCTAAACTAACAACAGTATTTGAAATAGGTCCAGGTATAGGAGTATTTACAAATTATTTTAAACAAAATGGAATAAGTAATTATTATGCTATTGATATATCAAAAAAATCAGTGGAAGTATTATCATCAAAATATAATAATTTTAATTTTATACAAGGTGACATAAGTGAAGGTAAAAATTATCCTAAAAATAGTAAATATGATTTAGTTTTCAGTGCAGATGTACTTTTACATTTAACTGATGAAAATAAATTTAAACTTGCATTGAAAAATATGAAAAATGTATTAAATGATAATGGCTATATGATTATTTATGATGCTATAAGTAAAAATGAAGTAAAAAGTACGTCACCACACGTAAGGATTAGGAGTGTTGAATATATTAGAAAAGTACTTAGTGAAAATGGTATGGAAATAGAAACATGTATTCCTATGTATTTTTTTGCTAGTAGCCCATTCGATATTAATAGATCACAAACTGAATCATTGGAAGCCATTAATATTTTTAATTTAATACAAGTATTTCTTAATCAAAATTATTGTAATATAAAAGGAGAAAATAAGAAAATTGTATTAGAATATTTGTATTATGTTGATAAATTATGTTTATCCAATTATAAATATGGATTGTCTGAAAAGTTGCTGATTATAAAAAAGAAGCAAAATAGGATTAATGTTAATATTGACATTGACGATATATGGGAAAAAAGTAATATAAGTGATAATATTAAGTCTGCTTTGCAAAATATTGAAAATAATAAGGAGCTTTATAATAACAATGAATTGATACGTATACAACAAAATGTTAATAATTTAATTTTATCTAAATATACTATAAAAGAAGTCTATGAAAAAATTAATTTGTTCAGTGGCTATGATACAGATTTTGTTGATAAGTATGATTTTGATAATTCCAAAGCTATTATTGGTAAAAAAGAAAAAATTAATAGCAGATATGCTTTAATAGAATTTATTTTAGCTAATAATGAAGCACAATTAATAGTTACAGGAGTTATTTATGATAATGAAGGAAAAGAAATAATCCTGCCTAACTATTTAAATTTTTCAAGTAATAGAAATAAACTGATTGAAATAATTAATAGGGTGATTAATAGCGATATGGAATACAACAATAGAGGTATAGCAGGTTTTATTAATGATAAGAAAATAGTTGATGATATAAAAGAAAACCAATTAGCATATAATTGGGAAAGAGGAATACCAGCTACTCAATTTATGCCATTAGTCGGCTATATAAATGTTATTGAAAGGTACAAATTAGCATTTAATTTTATAAAAAAATCGTATATTGTTTTGGAAGCTGCTAGTGGATTTGGATATGGTGCAGCATATATTTCAAAGGAATGTAAACAAGTAGAAGCATTAGACCTAGCTAAAGAGAATATTTTATTTGGTAAAAAAATGTATAGTTTTGAAAATATTAATTGGGTTGTAGGAGATGTAACAAAATTACCTTATGCTAATAATTATTTCGATGTATATATTTCATTTGAGACATTAGAACATTTGCCATTAAACTTAGTAGAAAGATATTTTTCTGAGGCTGTTAGGGTCTTAAAAAATAAGGGTAAAATGATTATATCTACTCCAAATAAAGCTGTGAGAGAAAATGTTAGAAATCCATTCCATGTTAAGGAATATAATTTTTTAGAATTTGATGAGTTATTATATAAATATTTTTCTAACGTACAATATTACTCTATAGTAAACAATAGATTAACTAAAGGGATGAATTTATCTGCATACAATATGATGGCTGTATGCGAAAAATAA
- a CDS encoding VanW family protein: MVESIDREERVIKKQKLKINKKKAVRSLCILVLFIYVLHVIWVHFLVNRYNKIIYPGVKVEGIKLSGKTQEEAVNTLRNKYINEILKKNIVIKIDNKMYTINYSKLNISYNLEDTIKNAFDYGKSGDISYKYKIISSGKEKNFSLEYSYDKKEIEKTISKIQGECDKKPVNASMTKDKNDKFQITKEKVGYEVDKYKLFKDIDREIGNRDIKDIIVDVKMKKVESAIKKSDLQKIDTKISSFATDFSSSTANRANNIQVASKALNGTVVMPNETFSFNKIVGERTAERGYEAAHVIVGDKVESGLGGGVCQVSSTLHNAVVGAGIVPTERDHHNMPVSYVGIGMDATVDYGNIDYKFKNTLGYPIFIECTTDDKKLTFNIYSNSKLTKKTYKLVNSVKTVNRSGKAVCEAKAYKVTYEDGKEVSRDEINSDCYVK, translated from the coding sequence ATGGTAGAAAGTATAGACAGAGAAGAAAGAGTAATAAAAAAACAAAAATTAAAAATTAATAAAAAGAAAGCAGTAAGGTCTCTTTGTATATTAGTTTTATTTATATATGTTTTACACGTAATATGGGTACATTTTTTGGTTAATAGATATAATAAGATCATATATCCAGGAGTTAAAGTTGAAGGTATAAAATTAAGCGGAAAAACACAAGAAGAAGCGGTAAACACTTTAAGAAATAAGTACATAAATGAGATACTAAAGAAAAATATAGTAATTAAAATTGACAATAAGATGTATACAATAAATTATTCAAAGTTGAACATAAGTTATAACCTAGAAGATACAATAAAAAATGCTTTTGACTATGGTAAAAGTGGAGATATATCTTACAAATATAAGATCATAAGCAGTGGCAAAGAAAAAAATTTTTCTCTAGAATACAGTTATGATAAAAAAGAAATTGAAAAAACTATATCAAAAATTCAAGGTGAATGTGATAAAAAACCAGTAAATGCAAGTATGACTAAAGACAAAAACGATAAATTTCAAATTACTAAAGAAAAAGTAGGATATGAAGTTGATAAGTACAAGCTTTTTAAAGACATTGATAGGGAAATAGGAAATAGGGATATTAAGGATATTATAGTTGATGTTAAAATGAAAAAAGTTGAGTCTGCTATAAAGAAATCGGATTTGCAGAAAATAGATACGAAAATATCCAGCTTTGCTACGGATTTTTCTTCTTCTACAGCAAACAGAGCTAATAACATACAGGTAGCTTCTAAAGCACTGAATGGAACTGTTGTTATGCCAAATGAAACCTTTAGTTTTAACAAAATAGTAGGAGAGAGAACAGCAGAAAGAGGATATGAAGCTGCACATGTTATTGTAGGTGATAAAGTAGAATCTGGGCTAGGAGGAGGAGTATGTCAGGTATCAAGTACCCTTCATAATGCTGTAGTAGGAGCAGGTATAGTGCCTACAGAAAGAGATCACCACAATATGCCTGTGAGTTATGTAGGTATTGGAATGGATGCTACTGTGGATTACGGAAACATAGATTATAAATTTAAAAATACACTAGGGTATCCTATATTTATAGAATGTACTACTGATGATAAGAAACTTACATTTAATATTTATTCAAATTCTAAATTGACTAAAAAGACTTATAAGCTTGTAAATAGTGTAAAAACAGTAAATAGATCTGGCAAGGCGGTATGTGAGGCAAAAGCGTATAAAGTTACTTATGAAGATGGAAAAGAGGTTTCAAGAGATGAGATAAACAGTGATTGTTATGTAAAATGA
- a CDS encoding glycosyltransferase family 2 protein — translation MNNEISLCMIVKNEEKCLPTCLESVKDVVDEIIVVDTGSTDKTVEIARNYGAKVYYFKWNNNFSEARNVSLKYATKDWILIMDADDELRGKYKENFKLLLNSKLDDNLVYFFETLNYYGDKPDDNCITINLNPRIFKNGRGFHYEGEIHNQLICPNNERGAICNDVKIYHYGYLNKNIVSKNKRKRNISILNKLIEKEPNNKFNYFNLGNEYVALDNPKKALEYYYKAYEDFNPDTGFSPALVLRIIVCNYNIREYTKALDFIDTATKYYPKFTDLYFFKSLVYKNLGKITLQIKALNKCVEIGEPPSQLKFFYGSESFKSYFELGNVYMHFKDYDTAYDYYIKSLKSKLDFIDPLYCIAHILKEKNISHAKFKSIIEKFFSGSTKGYPVIADIFYKEGLYKIALEYIQKCEEAKIVTESINMLKAKCLIRTGAFDECVNMNSIKVESPFYTHFSMYRVLSCILSNKIDYASSILSSFEKNTLSDNDKKLLKIYSELVKLFKDEPTEIISENESQIEYEMILEVCEILLINMKFDELKIAVNLFNLIDNKYAFLYLGKLYNKYDFVDLARKEVLRSIKEFSIYDNEGLDILKE, via the coding sequence ATGAACAATGAAATAAGTTTATGTATGATTGTAAAAAATGAAGAAAAATGTTTGCCGACATGTCTTGAAAGTGTTAAAGATGTTGTTGACGAGATAATTGTTGTTGATACAGGTTCTACAGATAAAACAGTAGAGATTGCACGAAACTATGGTGCTAAGGTGTATTATTTCAAATGGAATAATAATTTTAGTGAAGCCAGAAATGTTTCGTTAAAATATGCCACTAAGGATTGGATATTAATAATGGATGCAGATGATGAATTGCGGGGTAAATATAAAGAAAATTTTAAATTGTTACTAAATAGCAAATTAGACGACAATCTAGTTTATTTCTTTGAAACATTAAACTATTATGGGGACAAACCTGATGATAATTGTATTACTATAAATCTAAATCCACGAATCTTTAAAAATGGTCGTGGATTTCATTATGAAGGAGAGATTCATAATCAGTTAATATGTCCAAATAATGAACGTGGTGCAATTTGTAATGATGTAAAAATATATCATTATGGATATCTGAATAAAAATATAGTGTCTAAAAATAAGAGAAAAAGAAATATATCAATTTTAAACAAACTGATCGAAAAAGAACCTAATAATAAATTTAATTATTTTAATCTAGGTAATGAATATGTAGCTTTAGATAATCCTAAAAAAGCACTAGAGTATTATTATAAAGCTTATGAAGATTTTAATCCTGATACAGGCTTTAGCCCGGCGTTGGTTTTACGAATAATTGTTTGTAATTATAATATACGAGAATATACTAAAGCACTGGATTTTATTGATACTGCAACTAAGTATTATCCTAAATTTACTGATTTATATTTCTTTAAATCTCTTGTTTATAAAAATTTAGGTAAAATTACACTACAGATAAAGGCGTTGAACAAATGTGTTGAAATTGGAGAGCCTCCTTCACAACTAAAGTTTTTTTATGGAAGTGAGAGCTTTAAATCATACTTTGAATTAGGTAATGTTTATATGCATTTTAAAGATTATGATACTGCATATGATTATTATATTAAATCACTTAAATCAAAACTGGATTTTATTGATCCACTATATTGTATTGCACACATATTAAAAGAAAAAAATATTAGTCACGCTAAATTTAAAAGTATCATAGAAAAATTTTTTTCTGGTTCTACGAAAGGTTATCCTGTTATTGCTGATATATTTTATAAAGAAGGACTTTATAAAATAGCATTAGAATATATTCAAAAATGTGAAGAAGCAAAAATAGTTACAGAGTCTATTAATATGCTAAAAGCGAAATGCCTTATAAGAACTGGTGCTTTTGATGAATGTGTTAATATGAATTCTATAAAAGTTGAGTCACCTTTTTATACACATTTTTCCATGTATAGGGTTTTAAGCTGTATATTAAGTAATAAAATTGATTATGCATCATCTATATTGAGTAGTTTTGAGAAAAATACTTTATCAGATAATGATAAAAAATTATTGAAAATATATTCTGAACTAGTAAAACTATTTAAAGATGAACCAACAGAAATTATATCTGAAAATGAAAGCCAAATAGAATATGAAATGATTTTAGAAGTATGTGAAATATTGCTTATAAATATGAAATTTGATGAATTAAAGATAGCTGTAAATTTATTCAATTTGATAGATAATAAATATGCGTTTCTTTACCTTGGAAAATTATATAATAAATATGATTTTGTTGATCTTGCTAGAAAAGAAGTATTAAGGTCTATAAAAGAATTTAGTATATATGATAACGAAGGCCTTGACATATTAAAAGAATAA
- a CDS encoding DNRLRE domain-containing protein — MSNIIIPASKSLTVTNKSPKENINSNHIKVGYHQKFKYISYLFFDISSIPPNAKILSAKLVLFKTNNFYKDNKELVIYQLDDYFSSYTTYNNRPKVNKDIKENFSPFTSKISVTVDVTKFVLLWIKSKSICTGLMLAGDSNCSLSSFGSSISSDSYIIPFIDIKYKVYCISCCDGEATIREVNVTGTVAPESKYMSILNVEVKRHKSNKVGNYYIADEYDNSSGVTPLKIDKNYKVVIIPKERKGDTEKVNLYGSYKEDKKT; from the coding sequence TTGTCCAATATAATAATTCCTGCCAGTAAAAGCCTTACTGTAACCAATAAATCACCAAAGGAAAATATAAATTCTAACCATATAAAGGTAGGTTATCATCAGAAATTTAAATATATTAGCTATCTGTTTTTTGATATTTCCAGTATTCCTCCCAATGCCAAAATTTTGAGTGCAAAACTTGTATTATTTAAAACAAATAATTTTTATAAAGATAATAAAGAACTAGTTATTTATCAGTTAGATGATTATTTTAGCAGTTATACAACCTATAATAATCGTCCTAAAGTTAACAAGGATATTAAAGAAAACTTTAGCCCATTTACTTCAAAAATTTCTGTAACAGTAGATGTTACAAAATTTGTCTTGTTGTGGATTAAATCAAAATCTATTTGTACAGGATTAATGCTGGCTGGAGATTCAAATTGTAGTCTTTCATCATTTGGTTCTTCAATAAGCAGCGATAGTTATATTATTCCTTTTATTGATATTAAATATAAGGTGTATTGCATAAGCTGTTGTGATGGAGAAGCTACCATAAGAGAAGTCAATGTTACGGGAACGGTTGCGCCTGAATCAAAATATATGTCAATCTTAAATGTTGAAGTAAAAAGGCATAAAAGCAATAAGGTGGGAAATTATTATATTGCTGATGAGTATGATAACTCATCGGGAGTTACTCCCCTTAAGATAGATAAAAATTACAAAGTTGTTATTATTCCAAAAGAAAGAAAAGGTGATACTGAAAAGGTGAATCTTTATGGTTCATATAAGGAAGACAAAAAGACATAA